From the Thermovirga lienii DSM 17291 genome, one window contains:
- a CDS encoding transposase mutator type (PFAM: Transposase, Mutator family~COGs: COG3328 Transposase and inactivated derivatives~InterPro IPR001207~KEGG: slp:Slip_1151 transposase mutator type~PFAM: transposase mutator type~SPTR: Transposase mutator type) produces the protein MAQYNITIDSELLHQLFLSDSKDSGVSKLLESVLNQVLQAQATEQLRAEAYERTEERRGYRNGTYPHRLTTRVGSLVLRVPRLRNGKFSTELFSRYQRSEQAFILALMEMVVNGVSTRKVSEITEELCGVRISKSLVSELCRRLDPVIEAWRDRSLKDKEYPFLIVDALVIRVREENRVLHRSMLICVGVNREGIREVLGFVVGDSESEESWGDFFGWLKDRGLRGVDLVVSDDHKGLVKALRRNFQGSSWQRCQTHFIRNILSASPKGLQGELKTRIQAILHAPDMGTARMLLMRVLEEYEEKAPKAMRILEEGFDDAVAILSLPEKYRKRLRTTNSVERLNEEIRRRERVIRIFPSRESAVRLLGAVLLEIDNKWAGGRKYLDMDEYYEYLSQQQSRSSPKIYCL, from the coding sequence ATGGCTCAGTACAATATTACCATCGACTCAGAATTACTGCATCAGTTATTTTTGTCGGACAGTAAGGATTCTGGAGTATCTAAGTTATTGGAGTCGGTATTGAATCAAGTTCTTCAAGCCCAGGCAACGGAACAATTGAGAGCAGAGGCTTACGAGCGGACAGAGGAAAGACGAGGGTATCGCAACGGAACATACCCGCACAGGCTTACGACGAGAGTAGGGAGCCTTGTTTTGAGGGTGCCCAGGCTTCGTAATGGCAAGTTTTCTACGGAGCTTTTCAGCAGATATCAGAGGAGCGAACAGGCCTTTATTTTGGCTTTGATGGAGATGGTAGTAAATGGGGTATCAACCCGTAAGGTATCTGAGATAACCGAGGAGTTATGTGGAGTAAGGATATCCAAGTCATTGGTGTCGGAATTATGCAGGAGGCTGGATCCAGTTATAGAAGCGTGGAGAGATAGGTCTTTGAAGGATAAGGAGTATCCCTTTCTGATTGTAGATGCATTGGTTATAAGGGTGAGGGAAGAAAACAGGGTCTTACATAGGAGCATGCTTATATGTGTGGGTGTGAACAGAGAAGGTATACGAGAAGTTTTGGGGTTTGTGGTAGGAGATAGCGAATCAGAGGAGAGCTGGGGGGATTTTTTCGGTTGGTTGAAAGATAGAGGTTTAAGAGGTGTGGATTTAGTGGTATCTGACGACCACAAGGGATTAGTAAAGGCTTTGAGGAGAAATTTTCAGGGGTCAAGCTGGCAGAGGTGTCAAACTCATTTTATACGGAACATACTATCTGCTTCACCTAAGGGTCTTCAGGGGGAGCTCAAGACTCGGATACAGGCTATTTTGCATGCTCCGGATATGGGGACAGCCAGGATGTTGTTGATGAGGGTTTTAGAGGAATACGAAGAAAAAGCTCCTAAGGCGATGAGGATTTTGGAAGAGGGATTTGACGATGCTGTGGCGATATTGTCTTTGCCGGAGAAGTATCGTAAGCGTCTGAGGACGACCAACAGTGTGGAGAGATTGAATGAGGAGATAAGGCGTAGGGAGAGGGTTATACGGATATTTCCAAGCAGGGAATCGGCAGTAAGGTTGCTTGGCGCAGTTCTTCTTGAGATAGACAACAAGTGGGCTGGTGGAAGGAAGTACCTTGATATGGATGAGTACTATGAATATCTTTCACAACAGCAATCTAGATCAAGCCCTAAAATCTATTGCCTTTAA
- a CDS encoding aminotransferase class I and II (PFAM: Aminotransferase class I and II~COGs: COG0436 Aspartate/tyrosine/aromatic aminotransferase~InterPro IPR004839~KEGG: dba:Dbac_2014 aminotransferase class I and II~PFAM: aminotransferase class I and II~SPTR: Aminotransferase class I and II) produces MSRYLADRMSKLGTETAFAVGAEAAEMASKGIKVYPFHLGDLNIPTPRHIREAALKALEDGKTGYCPTPGIAPLREALAEDVGKARGLNLGAANVSVQPGGKPVIGKFIMAFMNPGDEVLYPNPGFPIYESMIRFHGGVPKPYGFIEVEDGFALDFEAIEKQITPKTKLLIYNNYHNPTSASSDEAEMQRLAELCLKHDLLVLSDEAYFDILYSGEGKSIASIPGMFERTIILYTFSKKFAMTGWRLGAAIGPEDLISHISRFNVNDESCTAHFVQWAGVAALKGPMDEFYSMMETLRERRDVAVDLLNSMKGVRVSRPNSTFYLFANVTEAMDNLGMKTVEEFRKKILDETGVSFTTRNHFGSPLPDEKQYYIRLAYSGISVEDIREGLSKMKELLG; encoded by the coding sequence ATGTCTAGGTATCTGGCTGATAGGATGTCCAAGCTAGGGACAGAAACAGCTTTTGCAGTTGGCGCCGAAGCCGCGGAAATGGCTTCGAAGGGTATCAAGGTTTACCCTTTTCATCTTGGGGACCTCAACATTCCTACGCCTAGGCACATAAGGGAGGCGGCTTTAAAGGCGTTGGAGGATGGCAAAACAGGGTATTGTCCCACTCCTGGTATAGCCCCACTGAGAGAAGCTTTGGCAGAAGACGTAGGTAAAGCCAGGGGGTTGAATTTGGGTGCCGCAAACGTCAGCGTTCAGCCTGGAGGCAAACCTGTGATAGGCAAGTTCATAATGGCTTTTATGAACCCTGGAGATGAAGTGCTTTATCCCAATCCAGGTTTTCCCATTTACGAGTCCATGATACGCTTCCACGGTGGTGTCCCCAAGCCTTATGGCTTTATTGAGGTGGAGGACGGTTTTGCGCTGGATTTTGAGGCGATCGAAAAACAGATAACCCCCAAGACGAAACTCTTGATTTACAACAACTATCACAATCCCACTAGCGCTTCCTCTGATGAAGCGGAAATGCAGCGTCTGGCTGAGCTCTGCTTGAAGCACGACTTGCTGGTGTTGAGCGATGAGGCATACTTCGATATTCTCTATAGCGGAGAGGGCAAGAGCATTGCAAGTATCCCAGGCATGTTCGAACGTACCATTATCCTTTACACTTTCTCCAAGAAGTTTGCCATGACCGGTTGGAGACTAGGGGCAGCCATAGGTCCAGAGGATCTTATAAGCCATATATCGAGGTTCAATGTCAACGATGAGTCTTGTACTGCTCATTTTGTCCAGTGGGCTGGAGTGGCTGCCCTCAAGGGACCCATGGACGAATTTTACTCTATGATGGAGACCTTGAGGGAAAGACGGGACGTAGCTGTGGATCTTTTAAATAGTATGAAGGGTGTAAGGGTCAGCAGGCCCAACAGCACTTTCTATCTTTTCGCCAATGTAACTGAGGCAATGGACAACCTGGGGATGAAGACGGTTGAAGAGTTCCGCAAAAAGATTTTGGACGAAACAGGAGTATCCTTCACGACAAGAAACCACTTTGGCTCCCCTCTGCCGGACGAGAAGCAGTATTACATAAGGCTTGCTTACTCTGGAATAAGCGTAGAAGATATAAGGGAAGGCCTGTCTAAAATGAAGGAGCTTTTGGGGTAA
- a CDS encoding Transketolase central region (PFAM: Transketolase, C-terminal domain; Transketolase, pyrimidine binding domain~COGs: COG3958 Transketolase C-terminal subunit~InterPro IPR020826: IPR005475: IPR005476~KEGG: rsd:TGRD_315 transketolase~PFAM: Transketolase central region; Transketolase domain-containing protein~SPTR: Transketolase) codes for MTMKLAENIYENVDQIPTRFGYGDGLLKLGEMDERVVVLGADLSSSLRVDLFRDAYPDRFIQTGIAEQDMMCLAAGLSLAGKIPFVSTYGVVCTGRAWDQLRTTVAYGNLNVKVGSGHGGISVGADGATHQALEDIAITRVIPGVTVIVPCDYHETVKATIAAAQIEGPVVIRFGREKVPVITTPETPFQVGKAEIYREGEDVTVVACGVMVYEALIAAELLAQEGISAQVINCHTVKPIDKETLIKAAQKTKAVVTAEEHQVMGGFGSAVAEVLSQNVPVPMRFVGVQDTFGQSGDPDVLMKAYGLKAENIVQAAKEVIKIKRGG; via the coding sequence ATGACTATGAAACTTGCTGAAAACATATATGAAAACGTGGATCAGATCCCCACTAGGTTTGGATATGGTGATGGGCTGCTCAAATTAGGAGAGATGGATGAGCGCGTGGTGGTGTTGGGGGCGGACTTGAGCTCCTCCCTGCGGGTGGATCTGTTTAGGGATGCATATCCTGATAGGTTCATACAGACTGGAATAGCGGAACAGGACATGATGTGTCTTGCAGCGGGACTGTCCCTTGCCGGTAAAATACCCTTTGTAAGCACTTATGGTGTTGTCTGTACTGGCAGGGCATGGGACCAGCTCAGAACTACGGTTGCCTACGGCAATTTGAACGTCAAAGTGGGTTCGGGACATGGAGGGATCTCTGTAGGAGCAGACGGAGCAACTCATCAGGCTTTGGAGGATATAGCCATCACGAGGGTTATTCCAGGCGTTACTGTGATAGTTCCCTGCGACTATCATGAGACAGTGAAAGCAACCATAGCTGCTGCCCAAATAGAAGGACCGGTAGTGATAAGGTTCGGAAGAGAGAAAGTGCCTGTAATAACCACTCCCGAGACCCCCTTCCAGGTAGGTAAAGCTGAGATATACAGGGAAGGCGAGGACGTTACAGTTGTAGCCTGTGGAGTAATGGTTTACGAGGCGCTCATTGCGGCGGAATTACTGGCCCAGGAGGGCATCTCGGCTCAGGTTATAAACTGCCACACAGTTAAGCCCATCGATAAAGAAACGTTGATAAAGGCTGCACAAAAGACCAAAGCGGTGGTGACGGCGGAGGAACACCAAGTCATGGGTGGATTCGGTAGTGCAGTAGCTGAGGTGCTCTCTCAAAACGTGCCCGTGCCCATGCGCTTTGTGGGTGTTCAAGATACTTTTGGACAGTCGGGAGATCCAGATGTTTTGATGAAGGCTTATGGTTTGAAGGCCGAAAATATAGTTCAGGCTGCAAAAGAAGTTATAAAAATAAAAAGAGGTGGATAA
- a CDS encoding Transketolase domain-containing protein (PFAM: Transketolase, thiamine diphosphate binding domain~COGs: COG3959 Transketolase N-terminal subunit~InterPro IPR005474~KEGG: dae:Dtox_3968 transketolase domain protein~PFAM: Transketolase domain-containing protein~SPTR: Transketolase domain protein), protein MEESKRKRLQELARTIRCDIIKMLEAAGSGHPGGSLSAVEIVTALYFEVMRHDPQNPQWPDRDRLILSKGHACPVVYAALAEAGYFPKEELLTLRKFGSRLQGHPDRKKLPGLEASTGSLGQGLSIAAGIALGFKMDGKRNDVYCLMGDGELNEGQIWEAAMTASHYKLDNLCGIVDHNCLQIDGWTCEVKNMEPLVDKWKAFGWNVLEVDGHNIEEVVAAFRRFKHTHFKPTVIIAHTIKGKGVSFMEDNAAWHGKAPNREQAALALEELCGGCC, encoded by the coding sequence ATGGAAGAGAGTAAGAGAAAGCGGCTTCAAGAGCTCGCTCGAACTATTCGCTGCGATATCATAAAAATGCTTGAAGCTGCGGGGTCTGGGCATCCAGGAGGTTCTTTGTCGGCTGTAGAGATAGTTACTGCATTGTATTTCGAGGTAATGAGGCACGATCCTCAAAACCCCCAGTGGCCAGATAGGGACAGGTTAATTCTTTCGAAAGGCCATGCATGTCCAGTGGTCTACGCCGCCCTGGCCGAAGCTGGTTACTTCCCAAAGGAAGAACTGCTCACCTTGAGGAAGTTCGGATCAAGGCTTCAAGGACACCCTGACAGGAAGAAACTTCCTGGTTTGGAAGCATCCACAGGAAGTCTTGGTCAAGGATTGTCCATAGCGGCTGGGATAGCCTTGGGATTCAAGATGGATGGAAAAAGAAACGATGTGTATTGCTTGATGGGAGATGGGGAGCTCAACGAAGGACAGATTTGGGAGGCAGCGATGACGGCATCACACTACAAGCTCGATAACCTGTGTGGAATAGTGGACCATAACTGCCTTCAGATCGACGGTTGGACGTGTGAAGTCAAGAACATGGAACCCCTTGTGGATAAGTGGAAAGCCTTTGGCTGGAACGTCCTGGAAGTTGACGGCCACAATATAGAAGAGGTAGTTGCGGCCTTTAGGCGGTTCAAACACACTCATTTCAAGCCTACTGTGATAATAGCCCATACCATTAAGGGTAAAGGTGTGTCCTTCATGGAGGACAACGCGGCATGGCACGGTAAGGCACCTAACAGAGAGCAGGCAGCCTTGGCGTTGGAAGAGCTCTGCGGGGGGTGTTGCTAA
- a CDS encoding sodium ion-translocating decarboxylase, beta subunit (PFAM: subunit~TIGRFAM: sodium ion-translocating decarboxylase, beta subunit~COGs: COG1883 Na+-transporting methylmalonyl-CoA/oxaloacetate decarboxylase beta subunit~InterPro IPR005661~KEGG: tai:Taci_0241 sodium ion-translocating decarboxylase, beta subunit~PFAM: Na+transporting methylmalonyl-CoA/oxaloacetate decarboxylase beta subunit~PRIAM: Oxaloacetate decarboxylase~SPTR: Sodium ion-translocating decarboxylase, beta subunit;~TIGRFAM: sodium ion-translocating decarboxylase, beta subunit), protein MDWFSVMAAGFTWKQLVMIGVGFLLMWFAVKKEYEPNLLLPMGFGTILVNLPLSSAITQLVDGIPHEGAISLLFNWGIATEMFPLLIFIAVGAMIDFTPLLASPVMFLFGLAAQAGIFLTLGIALLLGFDFKEAASIGIIGAADGPTSIYVANRFASHLLGPISVAAYTYMAIVPLIQPPVIKALTTRAERKIKMKYCHKEISYRTRVLFPIVVTIIAGIVAPASVSLIGFLMFGNLIKECGVLERLAKAAQNELANLVTLLLGFSIAATMTGDLFVRKETLVIIGLGLVAFVLDTASGVLFAKFVNLFLKNKINPMVGAAGISAFPMSARVIQKLAKEEDPSNFVLMHAVGANVAGQIGSVLAGGLLLMWLG, encoded by the coding sequence GTGGACTGGTTTTCTGTGATGGCTGCAGGTTTTACTTGGAAGCAGCTTGTAATGATAGGCGTAGGTTTCTTGCTGATGTGGTTCGCCGTGAAGAAAGAGTATGAACCCAACCTGCTTTTGCCTATGGGTTTTGGAACCATACTGGTAAACCTTCCATTATCGTCTGCCATAACACAATTGGTTGATGGAATTCCTCATGAGGGGGCAATAAGTCTTTTGTTCAATTGGGGGATAGCTACGGAAATGTTCCCTCTTTTGATATTCATAGCAGTAGGGGCAATGATAGACTTTACACCCCTTTTAGCTTCACCGGTAATGTTTTTGTTTGGCCTGGCAGCCCAGGCAGGTATTTTCCTCACTCTAGGCATAGCCTTGCTTTTGGGTTTCGACTTCAAGGAGGCGGCTTCCATAGGCATAATAGGAGCTGCAGATGGTCCTACGTCAATCTATGTGGCCAACAGGTTTGCTTCTCATTTGCTCGGCCCCATCTCTGTGGCGGCCTATACCTACATGGCCATAGTCCCCCTGATACAGCCTCCGGTCATAAAGGCCTTGACGACAAGGGCCGAGAGAAAAATCAAAATGAAGTACTGCCACAAGGAGATTTCTTATCGCACGAGAGTTCTTTTTCCCATAGTCGTTACCATAATAGCTGGAATCGTCGCTCCGGCTTCGGTTTCCTTGATAGGGTTTCTCATGTTCGGCAACTTGATAAAAGAATGTGGAGTGCTCGAAAGATTGGCAAAAGCAGCTCAGAACGAGCTGGCCAACCTAGTTACACTCCTTCTTGGTTTTTCCATCGCTGCAACTATGACGGGCGACCTTTTCGTTAGAAAGGAAACTTTGGTTATAATTGGCTTGGGCCTGGTGGCTTTCGTGTTAGATACAGCATCAGGAGTGCTTTTCGCAAAGTTCGTCAATTTGTTCTTGAAGAACAAGATCAATCCCATGGTGGGAGCGGCAGGGATTTCTGCTTTTCCCATGTCGGCTAGGGTTATTCAGAAGTTGGCGAAAGAGGAGGATCCTTCAAATTTCGTATTGATGCACGCGGTGGGCGCCAATGTGGCAGGCCAGATTGGTTCAGTCTTGGCAGGTGGCCTGCTTCTTATGTGGCTTGGATAA
- a CDS encoding Glycine hydroxymethyltransferase (PFAM: Serine hydroxymethyltransferase~COGs: COG0112 Glycine/serine hydroxymethyltransferase~InterPro IPR001085~KEGG: aco:Amico_1900 glycine hydroxymethyltransferase~PFAM: glycine hydroxymethyltransferase~PRIAM: Glycine hydroxymethyltransferase~SPTR: Glycine hydroxymethyltransferase), which produces MHKLQAVDPEISKLIAQEILRESTTIELIASENFVPECIMEAQGSVLTNKYAEGYPGNRYHGGCEVIDEIESLAIERAKALFGAEHANVQPHSGVNANLAAYMALLEPKDTILSMDLAHGGHLSHGSKVSITGKFYNAVFYGVDKTTEQIDLDQVRDLAKAHNPKLIVAGCSAYSRFIDFKAFRQIADEVGAFLMVDMSHIAGLVAAGVHPSPVPWADVVTSTTTKTLRGARGGFILCRKEHASKIDKAIFPGTQGGPILQNLLAKAVTFKLASTDEFIKYAKQVQANARKMASLLQEMGLRIVSGGTDNHLMLVDLRPWNLTGSEAEEYLAKAGITVNKNMIPFDDKKPTVTSGIRIGTAAVTSRGFQEKEIETVASIIGKVLREKNKANMNSYREMVIDLCLKHPLYMSPQEIAAALKS; this is translated from the coding sequence GTGCACAAGCTCCAAGCGGTAGACCCCGAGATCTCCAAGTTGATTGCCCAAGAGATTTTAAGAGAAAGCACCACTATAGAACTGATAGCTTCGGAGAATTTCGTTCCAGAATGCATAATGGAAGCCCAAGGAAGCGTGTTGACCAACAAATATGCAGAAGGCTACCCGGGAAACAGGTACCACGGGGGATGCGAAGTTATAGACGAGATAGAGAGTTTGGCAATTGAAAGAGCCAAAGCTCTCTTCGGCGCTGAGCACGCAAACGTGCAACCCCACTCGGGCGTAAACGCTAATTTGGCCGCATATATGGCCCTTCTTGAACCCAAAGACACCATACTCTCCATGGATCTAGCGCATGGAGGACATCTCTCCCACGGCAGCAAAGTCAGCATAACTGGCAAATTCTACAACGCCGTATTTTATGGAGTGGATAAAACCACAGAACAGATAGACCTAGATCAGGTAAGGGATCTAGCTAAAGCTCACAACCCTAAACTTATAGTCGCCGGCTGCAGCGCTTACTCCCGCTTCATAGACTTCAAGGCTTTCAGGCAAATAGCCGACGAAGTAGGTGCCTTCCTCATGGTGGATATGTCTCACATTGCAGGGTTGGTAGCTGCAGGAGTTCATCCTTCCCCTGTCCCGTGGGCTGACGTAGTGACTAGCACCACGACCAAAACGCTCCGCGGGGCTCGAGGCGGCTTCATATTGTGTCGCAAGGAACACGCTTCAAAAATAGACAAGGCCATATTCCCCGGCACCCAAGGTGGCCCTATACTGCAGAACCTCCTTGCAAAGGCAGTGACCTTTAAACTTGCATCAACCGATGAGTTCATAAAATATGCCAAGCAAGTTCAAGCCAATGCCCGCAAGATGGCTTCCCTGCTCCAGGAAATGGGCCTTCGTATAGTCTCTGGAGGGACAGACAATCATCTTATGTTGGTAGATTTGCGGCCTTGGAACTTGACGGGCTCAGAAGCAGAGGAATACCTAGCAAAGGCTGGCATAACGGTGAACAAAAACATGATACCCTTTGATGACAAAAAACCCACTGTTACAAGTGGAATCAGGATAGGGACAGCGGCCGTCACATCAAGGGGCTTTCAAGAAAAAGAGATCGAGACCGTGGCCTCCATAATAGGAAAGGTTTTGAGAGAAAAGAACAAGGCCAATATGAATTCTTACAGAGAAATGGTAATAGATTTGTGCCTTAAGCACCCCCTTTATATGTCTCCTCAGGAGATCGCAGCGGCCTTGAAAAGTTAA
- a CDS encoding Protein of unknown function DUF2284, metal-binding protein (PFAM: Predicted metal-binding protein (DUF2284)~COGs: COG5423 metal-binding protein~InterPro IPR019271~KEGG: gsu:GSU0751 hypothetical protein~PFAM: Protein of unknown function DUF2284, metal-binding~SPTR: Putative uncharacterized protein), producing MKGSIFVERVPLVDKVLHEHGFSDYKWIRPSDVPVSQWVRVKCMYGCPDYGRNASCPPNVPSVSECSRFLAEYEKAVLIHLFCDSTLDGMREWVVRNQKELLKVEKTIFVEGMEKAFLLSFDNCNLCGTCAGNVVECRFPYMRRPTMEAFGIEVFTLVKMLGYGISVKKDTKESTDRFALLLVQ from the coding sequence ATGAAGGGCTCAATCTTTGTAGAGAGAGTACCATTAGTTGATAAAGTTTTACATGAGCATGGATTCAGTGATTATAAATGGATCCGTCCTAGTGATGTTCCAGTATCTCAGTGGGTTAGAGTCAAGTGCATGTACGGCTGTCCAGATTATGGGCGCAATGCTTCATGCCCTCCCAACGTTCCTTCAGTCTCTGAGTGCAGTAGGTTTCTGGCCGAATATGAGAAGGCAGTTCTGATACATCTTTTCTGCGACTCCACGCTGGATGGCATGCGAGAGTGGGTGGTGAGGAATCAAAAGGAACTTCTCAAGGTAGAGAAGACCATATTTGTAGAAGGAATGGAAAAGGCTTTCTTGCTGTCCTTCGACAATTGCAATCTATGTGGTACCTGTGCAGGGAATGTGGTTGAGTGCAGATTCCCCTACATGAGAAGGCCCACCATGGAGGCCTTTGGCATAGAAGTGTTCACCCTGGTCAAAATGTTGGGGTATGGGATATCTGTCAAAAAGGACACAAAAGAGTCTACAGATAGATTTGCCCTTCTCTTGGTCCAATGA
- a CDS encoding Uncharacterized protein family UPF0066 (PFAM: Uncharacterised protein family UPF0066~TIGRFAM: putative methyltransferase, YaeB/AF_0241 family~COGs: COG1720 conserved hypothetical protein~InterPro IPR001378~KEGG: acp:A2cp1_1052 protein of unknown function UPF0066~PFAM: Uncharacterised protein family UPF0066~SPTR: Class II aldolase/adducin family protein) yields MKEEYVAMDFKLVPIGEVCSPFKSCSDVPRQAEDWLPPVKIKIYEEYLRGLYRLKTGQVLYILSWLHLADRKMLEVHPRGDRSVPLHGVFATRSPHRPNPIGLHVVTLKELKEDGIIVHPLEAIDKTPILDIKPYKLHWPRGDEKRA; encoded by the coding sequence GTGAAGGAAGAGTATGTTGCTATGGATTTTAAGCTCGTGCCCATAGGGGAGGTTTGTTCTCCCTTCAAGTCTTGTAGTGATGTTCCGCGACAAGCGGAAGATTGGCTGCCACCAGTCAAGATAAAAATATATGAAGAGTACCTTAGGGGGCTGTATAGGCTTAAAACAGGGCAGGTGCTATATATTTTGAGTTGGTTGCACTTGGCGGATAGGAAGATGTTGGAGGTCCACCCCAGAGGGGACAGATCGGTTCCACTTCATGGAGTCTTTGCGACTCGCTCTCCCCACAGGCCTAATCCCATAGGCTTGCACGTGGTGACGCTGAAAGAGTTAAAGGAAGATGGGATTATTGTTCATCCATTGGAGGCTATAGATAAGACGCCCATTTTGGATATAAAACCCTACAAGCTCCACTGGCCTCGTGGTGATGAAAAAAGAGCATAA
- a CDS encoding camphor resistance protein CrcB (PFAM: CrcB-like protein~TIGRFAM: crcB protein~COGs: COG0239 Integral membrane protein possibly involved in chromosome condensation~InterPro IPR003691~KEGG: dat:HRM2_42630 CrcB~PFAM: Camphor resistance CrcB protein~SPTR: Protein crcB homolog;~TIGRFAM: CrcB protein), producing the protein MTLTFYQKILWLVIAGGIGALCRYGLSGAIQKNMTILFPMGTFMVNIIACFLAGALFTLFQEKLELAGEIRTIIFVGFFGAFSTFSTFMLETAQLLRDDQLTWAIANLLLQNGIGLLSMLCGIIVGKFI; encoded by the coding sequence ATGACATTGACTTTTTATCAGAAAATTTTGTGGCTTGTGATCGCAGGAGGAATAGGGGCCCTGTGCAGATATGGCCTATCCGGAGCGATTCAAAAGAACATGACCATTCTATTCCCCATGGGAACCTTTATGGTAAACATAATAGCCTGCTTCTTGGCAGGGGCCCTCTTCACCCTCTTTCAGGAAAAACTGGAGCTTGCGGGAGAAATTCGAACTATAATCTTCGTCGGATTTTTTGGAGCCTTTTCAACCTTTTCGACTTTCATGCTTGAAACCGCTCAACTTTTGCGAGATGATCAGCTCACATGGGCGATCGCCAACCTCCTTCTACAAAATGGAATAGGACTGTTGTCCATGTTATGCGGTATCATCGTAGGCAAGTTCATTTAA
- a CDS encoding protein of unknown function DUF190 (PFAM: Uncharacterized ACR, COG1993~COGs: COG1993 conserved hypothetical protein~InterPro IPR003793~KEGG: nwa:Nwat_2116 hypothetical protein~PFAM: protein of unknown function DUF190~SPTR: Putative uncharacterized protein), whose protein sequence is MELPQEAQLLRIFIGESDKYKGKPLYEAIVNRAKELSMAGATVLRGILGFGAHSRLHSAKILRLSEDLPVVIEIVDTPERIQAFLPHLDEMITEGLVTLEKVQVLYYRRGE, encoded by the coding sequence ATGGAGTTACCCCAAGAAGCTCAATTGCTGCGCATCTTCATTGGAGAAAGCGACAAATACAAGGGAAAACCTCTTTATGAAGCCATAGTAAACCGTGCGAAGGAACTTTCCATGGCAGGTGCCACCGTCCTAAGGGGCATACTAGGATTTGGCGCCCACAGCAGACTACATTCAGCAAAGATACTTAGGCTCTCTGAGGATTTGCCCGTAGTCATAGAGATAGTGGATACTCCAGAACGAATTCAAGCATTTTTGCCCCACCTGGATGAGATGATTACAGAAGGATTGGTCACCCTGGAAAAGGTACAAGTCCTCTATTACAGAAGGGGAGAGTAA